CACCCAGAGCCCGAGCGAGCCGCCTCCGCCCTCCACCATTCCCGCAGCCCCATGTCCCAGGATGAGGAAGAGCAGCGTGGCCGGCAGGCTCCCCACCGCCGTGCCCGCAAGGAAGGCCGCCGGGCTCACCCGCGTCAGCCCCAGCGCGTAGTTGAGCGCGCCATACGGAGCCAGCGGCGACAGGCGCAGCAGGCACACTGCTCCGAAGCCCCCCTCACCCAGCGCCGCGTCCAGCCGCGCCAGTCCGGGGAAGCGCTCGCTCATCCGTGCGAAGGGGCCCCGTGCCAGCCGCGCGACGTAGAAGGCCACCAGGTCCACGCCCAGGCTGAGCAACATCAGCAGCAGGCCGCCACCCCATGGGCCATAGAGCGCACCGGCGATGAGGGTGAAGGGCGTGGTGGGCAGCAGCAGCAACGTGGCCACGCTGTACGCGAGGCTGAAGAGGACCGCGCCCCGCGGGCCCGACGCGCGCACCGTGTCCAGCACCGGCAGCGCGCCCTCGGCCAGCGGACGCAGCAGCAGCAGCGTCGCCACGACGCCCAGCAGCATCAACAGCGCGGGCAGGTGGCGCTTCATGCGTGCTCCTTGAAGGGATGGCGGGCCGTCCAGCGCGGCTGCACGAGCGGGAGGAGGCTCTTCGCCAGCGGGTACAGCAGCGGCTCGCGGTGGCGCGTGAAGAGGTTCAGCGCCACCGGCTCGGCGCCCAGCGCGCTCTTGCGCTCCAGCGAGGTGCGACCGAACTGAACCCGGTGCGCGCCCGTGTCGATGCCGTACTCCACGTCGTCCAGCATCGCGTTGAAGTAGAGCGCCAGTCGCTCGTTGTGTGCGTAGTCCAGGCCCAGGTAGTAGCTCTCCAGCTCGTCGCCCGCGCGCAGGCGGCTGTTGAAGGCCACCAGGTCTCCGCGCTCGAAGTAGCCGACGAAGTCGAAGGCGTCTCCCAGCGCCTCCTTGAGCTGCACGAAGTACGACGCCCCCACCTTCGAGGGACGCAGCCGCGAGCGCTGGAGGACCGCGCCGTACAGCGCCTCCACCTTCGGACCGGAGTCCGCAATCTGCCCAGCGCTCAGGCTCCGTCGCTCCACGCCCTCGAACTGGCGCCGCACGCGCCGGGCCTGCGCGCGGTACTTGGTGGTGAGGTCGCCCAGGTAGTCCTCGAAGCGCCGCCACGTGGGGCGCACGGTGAGCACCATGGTGGGCTCCACCTGGATGCAGTCCAGCCCCGCGCGCTCCAGTGCGCGGTTGGCACCGTGCGCGTCCGGCGCGAGGTCCTTCACCAGCACCATCGTCACCCGCTCGCGCGCCTGGAGGACGTCCACCGCCTCGGCCAGCGCGGACCAGGCTCGCTCCGAGTCCAGCTCCGGCCGGTGCGCGAAGCCATGCGGGCCGCACACGAAGAGGTTGCCGCAGATGAGGACCCGCGCGCGCATGCGCCCCAGCACGCGCTTGAGCTGCGCGCGCACGAAGAAGGACGTGCCCGCCGACTCCGCGCCCTCGGCCAGCAGGTTGGGCCCGAAGCTGTCCATGCCGAAGTCCACGCACTGGAAGCTCGCCACCGCCACCGGGCGGTCCTGCTCGCGGAAGAGGGCGTAGAAGAACGTCATGCGCTCGGGGCGGCTGCGCTCCAGGGCTCGCAGGTACGTGGGCTGGAGGAAGACGTGCCCGGCGTCCACCACCGTGCGCCAGTCCGCGTCCGGCAGGGCCTCCGCGGTGGAGTACAGCTCACAGTGCAGGCCGCTCGCCGCGACGGTGTTGCCAGGGGTCCGCGAATACCTCGCGGCCGAGGAGTGCTTCATCGCCAGTTGCATGAGGGTCTCCGTGCAGTGCGCTTCCTGGGAGGCCACCAACGCAACCGCCGTGCCGCGTCACCGTGATGGGCCAGGTGCGCGGTTTTCCTGGAGATGGCCTGCGCACGGAGACCCGGCGCGTGTGCAGCCCGTCGCACACCGCGCGACGCGGGTGACGGTGGCGCCTGGCGTCACGGGCTGCACGGTGGCCGTCCTCACCGGCAAGCAGGCGTACGGAGACTCTGAGTCATCAATGACATGGGGTCGGTGGGGGACGTTGTCAGTCGGCCTGGGGCTGCGCCGTGGGTGCGCTGGAACCCGAAGGCTCGAATCGAGGCACACACTGACGAACGCGGAGCGGCAGGAGCGTGGTACCGGTGGTCGGATGGTCTCGGTGGATGGCAGACAGCTGCCGCTCACCGCCGTGGCACTGAGAGCGGAGGCGCAGGGGGGCATTGCCCGCGTCACGCTCACCCAGCAGTTCCAGAATCCCTACGCGGAGCCGCTCCAGGTCAGCTACCAGGTACCGATGCCGGCGGACGGCGCGGTGGCGGGGTACGCGTTCCGAATCGGTGAGCGCCGCATCGTGGGCGAGGTCGACAAGGTGCAGGCCGCGCGTGAGCGCTTCGACCAGGCGCTGGTCTCCGGCAGGACGGCGGCGCTGCTCACGCAGGAGCGGACCAGCCTCTTCACGCAGGAGCTGGGCAATGTGCCTCCGGGCCAGCCGCTCACCGTCGAGCTGACCGTGGACCAGCGCCTGCGCTGGCTGTCCGAGGGAATGTGGGAATGGCGGTTCCCCACCGTCGTCGCACCTCGCTACCTGGGCGCGGAGGGGCACACTCCGGATGCGGACCGCATCTGCGTGGACGTGGCCAGTGGGCCCACGGGCCTCGGCGTCACGTTCGAGCTGTCCATCGGAGATGTGCTCTTGGATGGACGCGAGCCCGAGTGTCCGAGCCATCCGGTGCGCTGCTCGCATGAGACGGGGAAGGCAGTGGCTCGGCTGGAGCAGGGCGCGTTGCTGGACCGGGACATCGTGGTGCGGTGGCCTGTGGCCACGCCCGAGGCCGGTGTGCGACTGCATGGGGCTCGGCTGGAAGGGCGGTTGGCGGAGAGTGCGTTCGGGCTGCTCACGCTGGTGCCGCCCGCAGTGAAGCCGGCGGGGATGGCTCGGGACCTCGTCATCCTGCTGGACGTGAGCGGCTCCATGGGTGGACCTCCGCTGGAGTACTGCAAGCGCGTCATCTGCTCGCTCATCGACACGCTGGAGGAGCGGGACTCGCTGGAGCTGTTGGTGTTCAGCAGCCAGGTGCGGCGCTGGACTGGGGGGCCCGTGCCCGCGAATGAGGTCATGCGGGGCGAGGCCATGTCCTGGGTGCGGAAGCTGGCCGTGGGCGGTGCAACCCACATGCACCAGGGCATCCAGGAGGCCCTCCGTCCGCTGCGTCCGGACAGCCAGCGTCAGGTGCTGCTCTTCACCGACGGCTTCATCGGCTTCGAGCAGGACATCGTGAGTCACCTCCTCTGGCACCTGCCTCGCGGTTCGCGGCTGCACACGGTGGGCGTGGGGTCGTCGGTGAACCGCTCGCTTACCCAGGCCGCGGCGCGGGCGGGGCGGGGCGTGGAGGTGCTCATCGGGCTGGACGAGGACGTGGAGCGCGGCACCGCCCGGCTCATCGCGGCGACCCGGGCTCCCGTGGTGGTGGAGGTCACCGTGGAGGGGGACGCCGTCGAGGACGTGGCGCCCGCTTCGGTGACGGACCTGCTGGCGGGGGCGCCGGTGCTCCTGTCGCTCAAGCTGCGCCCGGAGGGCGGGCCGCTCACGGTGAGAGGACGGACTCCCGAAGGTTCATGGGAGAGACGGCTCCTGGTTCCTCCGCTGCGTCCGGGAGAGGGCAGCCCGGCCATCGCGGCGCTGTATGCGCGGGAGAAGGTGGAAGACCTCTCGATGCGGATTGCCGGAGGTGCTCCGCGCGAGGAGATGGAGCCGAGCATCGAGCGGCTCGGACTGGAGCATCGGATTGCCACGGCGCTGACGGCCTGGATTGCAGTGAGCGAGGAGCCCACCGTGGATGCCACCGCGCCCACCCGGCGTGAGGTGATGCCACAGGAATTGCCGCATGGGATGTCCGCGAGCGGTCTGGGGCTCCAGCTCTCGGGAGGGATGGTATCGCGACCACTCATCCAGGTGAGGCGGATAGCACCGGCGGCTTCTGGGGCGGAACCGCCCTCTCCTCCTGAGTTCCTGGGACGGGCACCCATCAGGGCGTTCATGGTGGTGACCGAGGAACCGGAGCGCACGGAGCGCCCGCGGCGCAAGCCCAAGCGCAGTGGGCATCGCCGCGATGAGGTGGATGTGGCACCGGAACAGGGCCCCATCGTTCTGCGGGGACGCAGGCTGGGCGCGTCCGACGGGCTCGACACGCTGGAGCTCCAATGCGAGGCCTTGTTCTGGGACCCGGGTGTCACGTTCGAGGCGGAGCTCGCTGACGGCACGCGCATCACGCTCGACGTGGACCTGACGACGAGCACGCGGAAGATGCTCGTCACACACGGTCAGCAGGTGCGGCTCCGTTTCAAGTCCGTGCCCAGCGAAGTGGTCATGCTGCGCTGGACCTGCAACGACGTGGAGTACGTCGTGGCGTTATGATGGCGAGTTCCTGATGGTAGGGTTCTCGAGGCATGCGAGCTCTTCACGCCCTCTGGTTCTCGATGCTGGCCCTGTGCTGGGCAGGCTGTGCCACCGTCACGCACGCGCCCATGCAGCAGCACCGGGCCGAGGCGGAACCTGAGGACCGATGACCCGATTCTTCTGGGTGGATGAGGACAACGCGGTTGCGGAGACGTACGGTGGCTACGTCGACGCAACGAGCAGGTGGGGGACTGCCCGGTGTGCAGTGCCACTCGTGTGGCGTCACCTGGAGTGGTGCAGGCCACAAGTACCCATGCATTGACCTGTCACAACTGCCGGAGCACCACGAGTTCGTGAAGGCCAGACCCGAGCCCTTCTCCGAGTTCGCGCGCCTGCGCGAGCTGGTTCGCCCCCTGGCTCCACCTGATGCCTGGCTCCCCCCCGGCACGGGCTTTGGGCCGCTGGAAGGCACTGCCTCCGGAAAGCTCGCGGCCTTCGTATGGGTATCGGGGCTGGTACCTCTCGTACGACAGGAGACGTTCGCGCAGCTTCATGCAGAAGGTCTGCGGGGACTGAGGGCCTGCCCGACAGCATTGCGGTACCGGCAGAAGAAGAACCCGCCCGAGCTACTGGAACTCCAGATTGAACCGCTCGGCCGGCTGCACCCGGACTGCATCCCTCCAGACGTGCCTCCACCGTGCGCCAACTGTGGCCGTCACGGCTTCCGGCGCCCCGAAGAGCCCATCCTGGACACGGCGTCCCTGCCCATGGACCGGGACCTGTTCCGCGTGGGCAACTTCGCCACCATGGTCATCGGCACCGAGCGGTTCAGGGAGGTCGTGCTCCGCCTGGAGCTGGACGGCCTCACTTTCCGCGCGCTGCCCACGCGCTAACCTGCTCTAGCAAATTCCATTAAGACGGTCTCCGCTGAGAGGTTGTCCGTCCTTCCTCTTGAAGGGGGCTAATTAGTCGCTATCCCGTGCATGGCCGATCAAGTTCGTCGCTAACGAATGGGACAACGAGCGCGACGAGAACGTCGTCGAGCAGGCCTCGCTTACGTACGCCTTCTGCGAGTTGGTGCGGTGACTTCTGAGCGAACTGTATGAGTGTTGTTGGTCGGCACGACGGTGTACGATGCCCCCCGCGAGGGCGGCTATGAAGATCTACGATGAAGGCGCTGAACCACTCCACGAGCTTCTCCGTGCTGCGAGTTCGGATCAGGGCGCGACCCTGCTCGTTCCTGACCTCCAACGACCGTACGTTTGGAGCCCAAGTCAGGTCACCCTCCTCGTCGACTCGCTGCTGCGAGGCTGGCCATTCGGCACACTGTTGCTGTGGAGCGTTCACAAGGAGGACCTCGCCAGCATTCCATCTAGGCCGTTCTGGCGGGTAGCGGATCGAACCGGCGAATTCGATGACGAGCAGGTCAGCAAGAGCAACCCGCCAGCGCAGTTCCGCATGGTTCTCGATGGGCAGCAGCGTCTGCAGAGCCTCCTGCTCGCGTTTGGCGGCGACAGCTGGGGGTTTCGTCTGCTCGACCATGAGTGGTCGACAGTGCTCGACGCTGAGCGCCCGCGCGGTCGCAACGCAAGGCGCCACTGGTCTCTCGGGCACCTATGCCTCGATGTTCACTCCTTCAGCGAGCGTGTGCAGGCATCTGGAGGTGTGGCGAAGGTTGATTTTCGCGATGTCCTTGTATGGGTCGTTCAGCGCCCAGATGGCGGGCGCTCGACGCTGAAGCGCCCCACGAACTACAAGCATCCGATCACAAGCAGCTTTGACACGGAGAACAAGGGCCGCTTCGTTCGACTGAGCCGCCTGTGGGATTTGGCGTCCACGCAGCCGGGCCTCTTTGAGAAACATTTCCGCGAGAGGCTCGCCCCGCTGTTGGAGCAACATGATGTTCCGAAGGTCGTGGCCAACGCCGTGCTTGAGCCCCTCGCGGAACTTATTGTTACGCTCGTCGCGATCAAGCAGTCGAAGGTGAGCTACCTGCAGCTCGCGCCTTTCAACGACCAAGTCTTCAGCCAGGACCTTTACAACGACGCGATCGTCAACATCTTCACCCGGCTCAACACCGCCGGGCGTGCGCTCACGCGCCAGGAGATTACCTTCGCGTGGATCAAGACTGGATGGGACGCAGCGAAGACGGACAACCGCACGGCTGGTAAGTGCTTTGAGGAACTCGGTGAAGCTCTTGCCGAGGAAGGCGTAGTACTCGACATTGATGCCCTCGTCGGGACCGTTTCTGCGATGTGGTCAGTCCTCCACCGCGACGGCGCGCTGCTCACAGCAAACGACCTACTTCGTGGCGAGAAGGTTCGCCCCATGGTGCAGGACCTTGTACAGAACTGGGAGACGGTATCGGCGAACGCGGTGGACGGCGCGCAGCTTGTCGATGTTCGCGGCTTTCGCTTCGGCACCCACTACCGTTCGCTGAACGTGCTCACGCTGCTGCTCTCCTGGCGGCTGCTCGGTCGCCAGTGGTTGGCAGAGCATTCGCTCGGTGTCATGGCGAAGGACAGCTTCGAGAAGTCTCTGGATGCTGCGTTCGCTGCTTCGTGCGATCGCTGGATTCTCTTGTCGCAGTGGTCCGGTCGGTGGGGAAAGTCGACCGACAAGGCGTTCGCCGACTACATCAAGGACCTGTCGGCGGACTGGGCGAGGATCCGGAAACTGACCGCCCCCGATGATGTGATAGAAATCCTCAAGCGCCGGATGGAGGCGTGGATCAGCGCCCTCCAAGCAGAGTCTTCGAAGTACTTGGATGACCTCGGCGTCCTCACCCGCGACGCCGTACACCAGTACTACCTGCCTCTTTGGTTGTGGCATCGAATCGATGCTGAGCGTTGGAAAGCGTCTAAGCTGCCCCTGCGGGAGTCGAAGCGCGGCAGCTTGAGTGTCGACGTCGATCATGTTGTCGCGGTGAAGCTCTGGGAGACACTCCAGGACACGCCGCAGAATGCAGCAGAAGTAGGCGAAGAGGACGAGTCAGCGCTAACGACGGATGACATGTCGACCACGATGAACGCGCTCGGCAACTGTTGTCTTCTTGAGAAATCCTTCAACATTGCGAAGAGCGCCGCGCCACTTCGCGTGTTCCTGGATCGTGTGCACGAATTCAAGACCGGCGCTCTCAAAGTCGATGACTGGGCGAGGGCGATCGGTGTGGATGCCGACCTCGTCGATCCTAGAGGAAAGACCGCTGAGGAGGTTCGGCTGGTGGTCGAGAGGCGAACGGCGCAGATGAAGACTGAGTTGAAGGAGTACCTCTCAGGCACCCGGCAGCGGGCCGACATCTAACCTGCCTCAACTGAGAATGCCTAAGCGACTTACCTGAAGGGGGTTAGCAGGCTTCAGCTCGCCTGCCGCAGCTGGTTGGCTCGACGGTTCTTCGCAGCCTGGGGCACCGTCTCGTCGATGCGCATCTGCCGCGTCTCCGGCCGCATCGCGCCGAGAATCTACACGAGGACGGCTCGCTTCACCGAGCGTGGGAATGCCTCCCAGTGCTCTCTCTCCGCGACGCTCTTGTCGAGCCTCGCCTTGAAGTGAAGCACGCAGTGGCGTTCTGAGGGCGAACTCCCGATGCTAGGGTTCGCGAGGCATGCGAGCCCTTCACGCCCTCTGGTTCTCGTTGCTGGCCCTGTGCTGGTTGGGCTGCTCCACGGCCCCGCGCCCGTCCCTGCAGCACCGGGGCGAGGCGGAGGTGGAGTGCGACGACCCTGGAAAAGACCGGTGCGTCACCCTGCTGTGCCTGGGTGACGCGTGCGGCTTCTACCGCTGCGAGGACATGCCTGGTGCGCTTGAGCTGGCGCGCTTCCCGCCCTCGCGTCCTCCCGCCGCCGCAGCCGCGCCGGGCAGCGGGCCGAGGAGGAACTGGGGCGGCGGGCAGCACCTGCCCCGTGGCGCCGTCATGGTGTTTCCCAACTGGAATGGCGCCCCCGCGGAGGTCCTCCCTCCCTCACGCCAGCTCACGGCCGGACGATGGGAGAAGCACCACATCTTTCCCCAGGCACAGGAGTTCAGGGAGTGGTTCATTGAAAGAGGCGTCAAGATCCACGACTACACCATGCCCCTTCCGTACAACCTCCATCGGGAGATTCACAGGGTCGGTGGACGTGGCGGACAGTGGAATCAAGACTGGCGAGACTTCAAGCGAGCGAACCCGTTTGCCACTCCCGAGGAGATCTACCAGTACGCGGGAGAGCTCATCTATCGCTTCCAGCTCATCGGTGGCCCCATCCAGCCCTACCATTCCCGCCCTGGTATCTGAGGACCGATGACCCGCTTCTTCTGGGTGGATGAGGACAACGCGGTTGCGGAGAAGTACGGCGGGGAGGCCCACGGAGCGCACAGGTGGAAGCTCCCGGCTGTGCGCTGCCACACGTGCGGCGCAACCTGGGGCAACGTGGGCCATGAGTACCCCTGCATCGACCTGTCGCAGCTACCCGCGCGGCGAGAGTTCGAGAAGGCGCGGCCCGAGCCCTTCGCCGAGTTCGCGCGCCTGCGCGAGCTGGTTCGCCCCCTGGTACCTCCAGGTGCCGAGCTGCCCCCCGCGACACGCTTCGGCCCCTTGGTAGGCACGGCTTCGGGAAAGCTCGCAGCGTTCGCCTGGATCATCGAGGTCCTGCTCGTGCACCGGGACGCGCTGGAGCGACTCCAGGCCGAGGGAGTACGCGGCCTCCTCGGCTGCCGGACGGAGTTGCGGTACCGGCAGAAGAGCCCACCGGAGCTGATGGAACTCCAGATTGAGCCTCTCGGCCGGCTGCACCCGGACTGCATTCCGCCGGACGTGCCTCCGCCGTGCGCCACCTGTGGCCGGCACGGCTTCCGGCGGCCCGAAGAGCCCATCCTGGACGCAGCATCCCTGCCCATGGACCGGGACCTGTTTCGTGTGGGCAACTTCGCCACCATGGTCATCGGCACCGAGCGGTTCAGGGAGGTCGTGCTCCGCCTGGAGCTGGACGGCCTCACCTTCCGCGAGCTGCCCACCCGCTGAGCAGTCCCGGTGTCACGCAGCCTGGCGCTCCGACAGCCACTGCGCGTACAGCGCGCGCCCCTTGTGCCGCTCCAGCTTGCCGCTCGACGTGCGCGGAATCTGCCCGCGCTCCAGCAACACCACGTCCTTCGGTGACAGCCCCAGCGTCGACGACACGGTGTCCCTCACCGTGGACACCAGCTTCTTGCGCACCGCCTCGTCCCGCTCCTTCGTCTCCAGCAGCACCACCAGCCCTTCCGTGCCCTCCACCTGCACGCCCATGGCCAGCACCTCGCGCACGCCCGGCACCCGGCTCACCGCCGCCTCCACGTCCGTGGCGTAGTAGTTGTTGCCGTTGGAGATGATGACCTCCTTGCGGCGCCCCACCACGTACAGCTTCCCTTCATGCAGGAAGCCCAGGTCCCCCGTGGACAGCCACCCGTCGCGGAAGGCAGCCCGGCTCGCCTCGGGGTTGCGGTCATACCCCTGCATCACGCTGCCGCCCCGGACGAGAATCTCCCCCACCTTCCCGGCGCCCGCGTCGCTTCCCTCCGCGTCCACCACGCGCACCTCCGTCTCGTACACGGGCGTGCCCACCGACACCACCTCGCGGCCCTCCGGATGGCCCGCCGCCACCGGCTCCACCACGTCCTGCCCCAGCGCCGCACGCGACACCGTCAGCGTGCGCAGGGGCTCCTCCACCGCGCTGAACGTCACCGCCAGCGACGCCTCCGCCAGCCCGTAGACGGGCATCACCGCCTCCGGCCGGAAGCCCGCCGGCGCGAAGTGCTCGCAGAAGCGCCGCACCGTCGCCGGGTCCACCGCCTCCGCCCCCATCAGCGCCAGCCGCCATGAGGACAAATCCAGCCCCTTCACCGCCTCCGCGCCCACCCGCTTCACGCAGTGCAGGTACCCCGCGTTCGGCGCGGGCGC
This DNA window, taken from Pyxidicoccus xibeiensis, encodes the following:
- a CDS encoding DUF262 domain-containing protein, producing the protein MKIYDEGAEPLHELLRAASSDQGATLLVPDLQRPYVWSPSQVTLLVDSLLRGWPFGTLLLWSVHKEDLASIPSRPFWRVADRTGEFDDEQVSKSNPPAQFRMVLDGQQRLQSLLLAFGGDSWGFRLLDHEWSTVLDAERPRGRNARRHWSLGHLCLDVHSFSERVQASGGVAKVDFRDVLVWVVQRPDGGRSTLKRPTNYKHPITSSFDTENKGRFVRLSRLWDLASTQPGLFEKHFRERLAPLLEQHDVPKVVANAVLEPLAELIVTLVAIKQSKVSYLQLAPFNDQVFSQDLYNDAIVNIFTRLNTAGRALTRQEITFAWIKTGWDAAKTDNRTAGKCFEELGEALAEEGVVLDIDALVGTVSAMWSVLHRDGALLTANDLLRGEKVRPMVQDLVQNWETVSANAVDGAQLVDVRGFRFGTHYRSLNVLTLLLSWRLLGRQWLAEHSLGVMAKDSFEKSLDAAFAASCDRWILLSQWSGRWGKSTDKAFADYIKDLSADWARIRKLTAPDDVIEILKRRMEAWISALQAESSKYLDDLGVLTRDAVHQYYLPLWLWHRIDAERWKASKLPLRESKRGSLSVDVDHVVAVKLWETLQDTPQNAAEVGEEDESALTTDDMSTTMNALGNCCLLEKSFNIAKSAAPLRVFLDRVHEFKTGALKVDDWARAIGVDADLVDPRGKTAEEVRLVVERRTAQMKTELKEYLSGTRQRADI
- a CDS encoding fatty acyl-AMP ligase; the encoded protein is MTSPTESFFASLKRGDTLVEMLRQSSLAHPEAGIRLLSGGEEVEWLPLAQLYEDAGRLATGLRNQAGVEPGDRVALLLPTSGESIRGLFGVLAAGAIPVPLPPPLPFSNPERYLERTRGALERSGIKLLLGPTAQEGFLRMLEDGMAAQGVRTRTLEPLLESGPTWHAVSPDSPALIQYTSGSTTAPKGAVLTHRNLLSNVEAIRRGLRMTSQDVGCVWLPLFHDMGLIGCLLAPIYVGMHLVMTSPESFVMDPEGWLSSFGKYRGSIAPAPNAGYLHCVKRVGAEAVKGLDLSSWRLALMGAEAVDPATVRRFCEHFAPAGFRPEAVMPVYGLAEASLAVTFSAVEEPLRTLTVSRAALGQDVVEPVAAGHPEGREVVSVGTPVYETEVRVVDAEGSDAGAGKVGEILVRGGSVMQGYDRNPEASRAAFRDGWLSTGDLGFLHEGKLYVVGRRKEVIISNGNNYYATDVEAAVSRVPGVREVLAMGVQVEGTEGLVVLLETKERDEAVRKKLVSTVRDTVSSTLGLSPKDVVLLERGQIPRTSSGKLERHKGRALYAQWLSERQAA
- the sitI6 gene encoding SitI6 family double-CXXCG motif immunity protein, which translates into the protein MTRFFWVDEDNAVAEKYGGEAHGAHRWKLPAVRCHTCGATWGNVGHEYPCIDLSQLPARREFEKARPEPFAEFARLRELVRPLVPPGAELPPATRFGPLVGTASGKLAAFAWIIEVLLVHRDALERLQAEGVRGLLGCRTELRYRQKSPPELMELQIEPLGRLHPDCIPPDVPPPCATCGRHGFRRPEEPILDAASLPMDRDLFRVGNFATMVIGTERFREVVLRLELDGLTFRELPTR
- a CDS encoding TVP38/TMEM64 family protein, which gives rise to MKRHLPALLMLLGVVATLLLLRPLAEGALPVLDTVRASGPRGAVLFSLAYSVATLLLLPTTPFTLIAGALYGPWGGGLLLMLLSLGVDLVAFYVARLARGPFARMSERFPGLARLDAALGEGGFGAVCLLRLSPLAPYGALNYALGLTRVSPAAFLAGTAVGSLPATLLFLILGHGAAGMVEGGGGSLGLWVTVGLTALSAVGLTAWAKRRLGAPVAAREVMG
- the sitA6 gene encoding SitA6 family polymorphic toxin lipoprotein; its protein translation is MRALHALWFSLLALCWLGCSTAPRPSLQHRGEAEVECDDPGKDRCVTLLCLGDACGFYRCEDMPGALELARFPPSRPPAAAAAPGSGPRRNWGGGQHLPRGAVMVFPNWNGAPAEVLPPSRQLTAGRWEKHHIFPQAQEFREWFIERGVKIHDYTMPLPYNLHREIHRVGGRGGQWNQDWRDFKRANPFATPEEIYQYAGELIYRFQLIGGPIQPYHSRPGI
- a CDS encoding VIT domain-containing protein, with protein sequence MDGRQLPLTAVALRAEAQGGIARVTLTQQFQNPYAEPLQVSYQVPMPADGAVAGYAFRIGERRIVGEVDKVQAARERFDQALVSGRTAALLTQERTSLFTQELGNVPPGQPLTVELTVDQRLRWLSEGMWEWRFPTVVAPRYLGAEGHTPDADRICVDVASGPTGLGVTFELSIGDVLLDGREPECPSHPVRCSHETGKAVARLEQGALLDRDIVVRWPVATPEAGVRLHGARLEGRLAESAFGLLTLVPPAVKPAGMARDLVILLDVSGSMGGPPLEYCKRVICSLIDTLEERDSLELLVFSSQVRRWTGGPVPANEVMRGEAMSWVRKLAVGGATHMHQGIQEALRPLRPDSQRQVLLFTDGFIGFEQDIVSHLLWHLPRGSRLHTVGVGSSVNRSLTQAAARAGRGVEVLIGLDEDVERGTARLIAATRAPVVVEVTVEGDAVEDVAPASVTDLLAGAPVLLSLKLRPEGGPLTVRGRTPEGSWERRLLVPPLRPGEGSPAIAALYAREKVEDLSMRIAGGAPREEMEPSIERLGLEHRIATALTAWIAVSEEPTVDATAPTRREVMPQELPHGMSASGLGLQLSGGMVSRPLIQVRRIAPAASGAEPPSPPEFLGRAPIRAFMVVTEEPERTERPRRKPKRSGHRRDEVDVAPEQGPIVLRGRRLGASDGLDTLELQCEALFWDPGVTFEAELADGTRITLDVDLTTSTRKMLVTHGQQVRLRFKSVPSEVVMLRWTCNDVEYVVAL